One Ricinus communis isolate WT05 ecotype wild-type chromosome 1, ASM1957865v1, whole genome shotgun sequence DNA window includes the following coding sequences:
- the LOC8272057 gene encoding transcription factor BHLH42 isoform X2 produces MEVSAEEASLQRSQQLRELYESLSAGETNQPARRPCAALSPEDLTESEWFYLMCVSFSFPPGVGLPGKAYARRQHVWLTGANEVDSKTFSRAILAKSARIQTVLCIPLLDGVVEFGTTEKVQEDLGFVQRVKNFFSDHHHNHSHPPPPPPKPALSEHSTSNPATSSDHLRFHSPPIPATYGATNNPPTNPNQDEEEEEEDEDDEEEDGSDSETETGRNNRTIAGEAQIETAAAEPSELMQLEMSEDIRLGSPDDGSNNLESEFHLIGSRNQDLQSRVESFRAESARRWALVHDPLSSRLQPSLPPGPPAATAPLQDMAVAPQEDTHYSQTVSTILQTQRIRWTETSSSTPYVSYSSQSAFTKWTNRCSDHILHTPIEGASQWFLKYILFSVPYLHHKYREENNSPKSRDADAASRFRKATAAQEELSANHVLAERRRREKLNERFIILRSLVPFVTKMDKASILGDTIEYVKQLRKKIQDLEARNRQMENERGLRSSSEPPSHRTSSLKEQRSGVTTTMVVDRSRNEKKKLRIIEGSGGCAKSKTVETSTEQEVNVEVSIIECDALLELQCGYREGLLLDIMQMLRDLRIETTAVQSSSNNGVFLAELRAKVKDNVTGKRVSIVEVKRAIRQIIPHE; encoded by the exons ATGGAGGTTAGTGCCGAGGAGGCCTCTTTACAAAGGAGTCAGCAGCTTAGAGAGCTTTACGAATCATTATCTGCAGGAGAAACTAACCAGCCAGCAAGAAGGCCTTGTGCCGCCTTGTCACCCGAGGATTTAACCGAGTCTGAATGGTTCTATTTGATGTGTGTGTCCTTCTCTTTTCCTCCTGGTGTAGG GTTGCCGGGAAAGGCATATGCTCGGAGGCAGCATGTATGGCTTACAGGTGCGAACGAGGTCGACAGCAAAACCTTTTCTAGGGCTATCCTTGCCAAG AGTGCTCGTATACAG ACTGTGCTGTGCATCCCTCTACTTGACGGTGTTGTTGAATTTGGGACAACCGAGAAG GTTCAAGAAGACCTAGGATTTGTCCAACGTGTGAAAAACTTCTTCAGTGACCACCACCATAATCACAGCCACCCACCTCCTCCACCGCCAAAGCCCGCTCTTTCCGAACACTCCACTTCTAACCCTGCCACATCATCAGACCACCTCCGCTTCCACTCTCCTCCAATCCCCGCCACGTACGGCGCAACAAACAACCCACCCACAAACCCAAACCAGGatgaagaggaagaggaagaagatgaagatgacGAAGAGGAAGATGGATCGGATTCAGAAACAGAAACAGGTCGAAATAACCGTACTATAGCCGGCGAAGCTCAAATAGAAACAGCAGCAGCAGAGCCAAGTGAACTTATGCAACTAGAAATGTCAGAAGATATTCGTCTTGGTTCACCTGATGATGGGTCTAACAACTTAGAATCAGAGTTTCACTTGATTGGTTCGAGAAACCAAGATCTTCAGAGTAGAGTAGAATCGTTCAGAGCAGAGTCAGCCAGAAGATGGGCACTGGTGCACGACCCGTTGAGTAGCCGCCTTCAACCATCACTTCCTCCAG GGCCGCCAGCAGCAACAGCCCCACTCCAAGATATGGCAGTGGCTCCACAGGAAGACACACACTACTCTCAAACGGTCTCCACAATCCTCCAAACCCAACGCATCCGTTGGACTGAAACATCCTCCTCAACACCTTACGTCTCTTACTCCAGCCAATCGGCTTTCACCAAGTGGACTAACCGCTGCTCTGATCACATCCTCCACACCCCCATCGAAGGCGCATCCCAGTGGTTCCTAAAGTACATCCTCTTCAGCGTACCATATCTCCACCACAAATATCGcgaagaaaacaactcccCTAAGTCACGTGACGCAGACGCCGCTAGCCGTTTCCGCAAAGCCACAGCAGCTCAAGAAGAGCTCAGCGCTAATCACGTGCTAGCAGAACGACGCCGCAGGGAGAAGCTTAACGaaagatttataatattaagatcCTTGGTACCTTTCGTGACCAAAATGGATAAAGCGTCCATATTGGGTGATACTATAGAGTACGTGAAACAGTTACGCAAAAAAATTCAAGATTTGGAAGCGCGCAACCGTCAAATGGAGAACGAACGGGGGTTGAGATCATCGTCGGAGCCGCCGTCGCACAGGACGTCCAGTTTGAAAGAGCAGAGGAGTGGAGTTACTACAACGATGGTGGTTGATCGGAGTAGGAATGAGAAGAAGAAGTTGAGGATTATAGAAGGGAGCGGCGGATGTGCGAAGTCGAAGACAGTGGAGACGTCGACGGAGCAGGAGGTAAATGTGGAGGTTTCGATAATAGAATGTGATGCGTTGTTAGAGTTACAATGTGGGTATAGAGAAGGGCTGTTGCTTGATATAATGCAGATGTTAAGAGATTTAAGGATTGAAACGACGGCGGTTCAGTCTTCTTCCAATAATGGTGTCTTTCTAGCTGAATTGAGGGCTAAG GTGAAGGACAACGTTACCGGAAAGAGAGTAAGCATTGTGGAGGTTAAGAGGGCAATACGTCAGATAATACCCCATGAATGA
- the LOC8272059 gene encoding antifungal protein ginkbilobin-like protein — protein MGIPPKFAAVMIISFLGLCSTKVTSMPNTQVLTVLCNAGVYSKADPFAISLAYVVEELEKKTAESKNYDYFNISPYPNAFAYGHAACNQNLTSSDCTACLGAAKTAMFSSCPSRIGARSVLHDCTIRYEQYPFND, from the coding sequence ATGGGTATTCCTCCAAAATTTGCAGCAGTAATGATAATATCATTCTTGGGATTGTGCAGTACTAAAGTTACAAGTATGCCCAATACACAGGTGCTGACTGTTCTCTGCAATGCTGGAGTATATTCAAAAGCTGATCCTTTTGCGATAAGTTTAGCCTATGTTGTGGAAGAACTGGAGAAGAAGACGGCTGAAAGCAAGAATTATGACTACTTCAATATCTCTCCATATCCTAATGCTTTTGCATATGGTCATGCTGCTTGTAACCAAAATCTCACAAGTTCAGACTGCACAGCATGTCTTGGTGCTGCTAAAACGGCCATGTTTTCCAGTTGTCCAAGCAGGATTGGGGCTCGTTCAGTGCTTCATGATTGTACTATTAGGTACGAGCAATATCCATTCAATGATTAA
- the LOC8272058 gene encoding aluminum-activated malate transporter 14, producing MGSTVHVIDIQAGGEGASVKEKSEVQASLLAIISFLREKKSKYDMRKFIHSFKVGVALVFVSLLFFLDPLYKEVGDDNAMWAIMTVVVIFEFYAGATLGKGLNRGMGTIAGGALGCLVSTLGHQVGGIGNSIIIGTSVLIFGGAATYCRLTPSIKKRYDYGAMIFILTFSLVAVSGLRFEKVIEIARERLLMIVLGFVICIFTSLFIYPIWASDELHDSLISKFNALATSIEGCSEEYFTFDSDEMEDQPVVQPIANFNSCKSVLNSKTKDESLANFAKWEPWHGKFGLSYPWDKYLKIGEILRELAATILSLKGCLQTPREPLQALRHSIKEPCEEVGSSLAWTLKELGESIKKMRKCKAETLIVPKLKSMRVVLSQMVTPSKLAQVENAADGLEIASFVFSLMDMVDKLEKLAKEVKELGEVAYFRQS from the exons ATGGGCTCTACTGTACATGTGATTGATATTCAAGCTGGAGGAGAGGGTGCTTCCGTCAAAGAGAAAAGTGAAGTTCAAGCTTCACTTTTAGCCATCATTTCCTTTcttagagaaaagaaaagcaagtATGACATGAGAAAATTTATCCATAGTTTTAAGGTTGGAGTTGCTCTTGTCTTcgtttctcttctcttctttcttgatCCATTATATAAGGAGGTTGGAGATGATAATGCTATGTGGGCTATAATGACTGTTGTTGTCATCTTTGAATTCTACGCAG GTGCTACTCTTGGCAAGGGCTTGAATCGTGGAATGGGAACTATAGCAGGCGGTGCATTAGGATGCTTAGTATCAACTTTAGGCCATCAAGTTGGTGGAATCGGAAACTCCATTATTATTGGAACTTCTGTATTAATTTTTG GTGGAGCAGCAACATATTGCAGATTGACACCAAGCATCAAGAAAAGATATGACTATGGAGCAATGATATTTATACTCACATTCAGTCTTGTTGCGGTATCTGGGTTGCGTTTTGAGAAGGTCATCGAAATAGCTCGAGAAAGGCTGCTGATGATAGTTTTAGGTTTTGTCATTTGCATTTTCACTAGCTTGTTCATATATCCCATATGGGCTAGTGACGAGCTTCATGATTCTTTGATCTCCAAATTCAATGCCCTTGCCACCTCCATTGAAG GATGTTCGGAAGAATATTTTACATTCGACAGTGATGAAATGGAAGATCAGCCAGTAGTCCAGCCAATTGCCAACTTCAATTCTTGCAAATCTGTGCTCAACTCCAAGACCAAGGATGAATCCCTG GCGAATTTCGCAAAATGGGAACCATGGCATGGTAAATTCGGGCTCTCCTATCCCTGGGATAAATACCTGAAGATAGGAGAGATTCTTAGAGAGTTGGCCGCAACCATCCTTTCACTTAAAGGTTGTCTTCAGACTCCTAGAGAG CCATTGCAAGCTCTAAGACATTCAATCAAAGAACCTTGTGAAGAAGTTGGGTCATCACTAGCATGGACATTAAAGGAGCTTGGAgaaagcataaagaaaatgagaaaatgcaaGGCAGAGACTCTGATAGTACCAAAGTTGAAATCAATGAGAGTAGTGCTGAGTCAGATGGTAACTCCTTCAAAGTTAGCACAAGTAGAGAATGCAGCAGATGGACTGGAAATAGCAAGCTTTGTGTTCTCATTGATGGACATGGTAGACAAGTTGGAAAAATTGGCGAAGGAGGTAAAAGAACTTGGAGAAGTTGCTTATTTCCGTCAAAGCTAA
- the LOC8272056 gene encoding general transcription and DNA repair factor IIH helicase subunit XPD isoform X1, with protein MKFQIEDVTVYFPYDNIYPEQYSYMIELKRALDAKGHCLLEMPTGTGKTIALLSLITSYSLSKPQSPVKLIYCTRTVHEMEKTLAELKLLHNYQIKHLGPAARILAIGLSSRKNLCVNPRVLAAENRDSVDAGCRKLTASWMRAMAAENPNIPTCEFFENYERAASAAVLPPGVYTLQDLRTYGKEKGWCPYFLARHMVQFANVVVYSYQYLLDPKVAGIISKEMQKESVVVFDEAHNIDNVCIEALSVSVRKQTLEGASRNLSRINQEIERFKATDAGRLRAEYNRLVEGLAQRGNLAVTDTWLSNPALPDDILKEAVPGNIRRAEHFLHVLRRLVQYLKGRLDTENVEKESPVSFVASLNSQAGIDQKTLKFCYDRLHSLMLTLEITDTDEFLHVQTICDFATLVGTYSRGFSIIIEPFDERMPHIPDPVLQLSCHDASLAIKPVFDRFQSVVITSGTLSPIDLYPRLLNFHPVVSRSFTMSLTRDCICPMVLTRGSDQLPVSTKFDMRSDPGVARNYGKLLVEMVSVVPDGIVCFFVSYSYMDGIINSWNETGILKEIMQHKLVFIETQDVVETTLALDNYRRACDCGRGAVFFSVARGKVAEGIDFDRHYGRLVIMFGIPFQYTLSKILLARLEYLRDTFQIKEGDFLTFDALRQAAQCVGRVIRSKADYGMMIFADKRYSRHDKRSKLPGWILSHLRDANLNLSTDMALHIAREFLRKMAQPYDKTGASGRKTLLSQEDLEKMAESGMQDMLY; from the exons ATGAAGTTCCAAATTGAGGACGTTACAGTCTATTTTCCGTACGATAACATCTATCCGGAGCAATATTCATATATGATAGAGCTTAAGCGTGCCCTAGACGCCAAAGGTCACTGTCTATTGGAAATGCCGACAGGAACAGGAAAGACTATTGCGCTACTCTCTTTAATCACTAGTTACTCACTGTCCAAGCCACAAAGTCCAGTGAAGCTAATCTATTGCACGCGTACAGTCCATGAAATGGAAAAAACACTAGCTGAGTTGAAACTGTTGCATAATTATCAAATCAAACATTTAGGACCTGCTGCGAGGATTTTAGCCATTGGATTGTCGTCTAGGAAGAATTTGTGTGTAAATCCTAGGGTTTTGGCTGCGGAGAATCGTGATTCGGTTGATGCTGGTTGTAGGAAGTTGACGGCTAGTTGGATGAGGGCTATGGCTGCGGAGAATCCTAATATACCTACTTGTGAGTTCTTTGAGAATTATGAGAGGGCGGCTTCTGCCGCTGTGTTGCCACCTGGTGTTTACACGCTTCAG GACTTGAGGACGTACGGGAAGGAGAAAGGGTGGTGTCCATATTTTTTAGCAAGGCATATGGTGCAGTTTGCGAATGTTGTGGTTTATAGTTATCAATATCTGCTTGATCCTAAGGTTGCTGGGATTATATCAAAGGAAATGCAAAAAGAATCTGTTGTTGTGTTTGATGAGGCGCATAATATTGATAATGTTTGTATTGAAGCACTTAGTGTTAGCGTGAGGAAGCAGACACTTGAAGGGGCTTCCAGAAATCTCTCAAGGATAAATCAAGAGATTGAGAG GTTCAAGGCCACTGATGCTGGTAGGCTGCGTGCTGAATACAACCGGCTTGTTGAAGGTTTGGCTCAACGAGGAAACCTGGCTG TGACAGACACCTGGCTTTCTAATCCTGCTTTGCCTGATGATATTCTGAAAGAGGCAGTTCCTGGCAATATTCGCCGTGCAGAGCATTTTCTGCATGTCTTGCGTAGGTTGGTTCAATACCTGAAAGGGCGGCTGGATACTGAGAATGTTGAGAAGGAAAGTCCTGTCAGCTTTGTTGCCTCTCTAAATTCACAAGCTGGAATCGATCAGAAAACTCTGAAGTTTTGTTACGATCGCCTACATTCACTTATGTTGACACTGGAAATAACTGACACAGATGAGTTCTTACATGTCCAAACAATTTGCGACTTTGCCACACTTGTGGGGACATATTCTCGCGGATTTTCCATTATAATTGAACCTTTTGATGAGAGAATGCCACATATCCCTGACCCCGTATTGCAG CTAAGCTGCCATGATGCTTCCCTTGCAATAAAGCCAGTATTTGACCGTTTTCAATCGGTTGTGATTACTTCTGGAACATTGAGCCCTATTGATCTTTATCCTCGTCTTCTTAACTTCCATCCTGTTGTCAGTCGAAGCTTTACAATGTCCTTGACAAGAGACTGCATATGCCCAATGGTTCTTACTCGTGGAAG TGACCAACTTCCAGTAAGTACCAAATTTGATATGAGAAGCGACCCAGGTGTGGCAAGGAACTACGGGAAGCTCTTGGTGGAGATGGTTTCCGTTGTTCCAGATGGAATTGTATGCTTTTTTGTCAGTTATTCATACATGGACGGAATTATTAACAGCTGGAATGAAACTGGAATTCTGAAG GAAATAATGCAACATAAGCTTGTGTTTATAGAGACCCAGGATGTGGTAGAAACTACTTTGGCGCTTGACAACTATCGTAGGGCTTGTGATTGTGGGAGAGGTGCAGTCTTTTTCTCTGTGGCTAG GGGAAAAGTAGCTGAAGGAATAGATTTTGATCGCCATTATGGTAGACTTGTGATTATGTTTGGTATTCCTTTTCAATACACCTTAAGCAA AATATTACTTGCACGGTTGGAGTATCTGCGGGACACATTTCAAATAAAGGAAGGTGATTTCCTGACATTTGATGCCTTG AGACAAGCTGCTCAATGTGTTGGCCGAGTTATCAGGTCAAAGGCTGATTATGGGATGATGATATTTGCTGATAAAAG ATATAGTCGCCATGACAAGCGGTCAAAATTGCCTGGTTGGATTCTGTCTCATTTACGTGATGCAAACCTGAATTTGAGCACTGACATGGCTCTGCATATAGCACGCGAG TTTCTCCGAAAGATGGCTCAACCATATGACAAGACTGGCGCTAGCGGTAGGAAAACCCTGTTGTCACAGGAAGACTTGGAGAAGATGGCTGAAAGTGGAATGCAGGATATGCTGTACTAA
- the LOC8272057 gene encoding transcription factor BHLH42 isoform X1, with translation MAAPPSSRLQNMLQAAVQSVNWTYSLFWQLCPQQGILVWGDGYYNGAIKTRKTVQPMEVSAEEASLQRSQQLRELYESLSAGETNQPARRPCAALSPEDLTESEWFYLMCVSFSFPPGVGLPGKAYARRQHVWLTGANEVDSKTFSRAILAKSARIQTVLCIPLLDGVVEFGTTEKVQEDLGFVQRVKNFFSDHHHNHSHPPPPPPKPALSEHSTSNPATSSDHLRFHSPPIPATYGATNNPPTNPNQDEEEEEEDEDDEEEDGSDSETETGRNNRTIAGEAQIETAAAEPSELMQLEMSEDIRLGSPDDGSNNLESEFHLIGSRNQDLQSRVESFRAESARRWALVHDPLSSRLQPSLPPGPPAATAPLQDMAVAPQEDTHYSQTVSTILQTQRIRWTETSSSTPYVSYSSQSAFTKWTNRCSDHILHTPIEGASQWFLKYILFSVPYLHHKYREENNSPKSRDADAASRFRKATAAQEELSANHVLAERRRREKLNERFIILRSLVPFVTKMDKASILGDTIEYVKQLRKKIQDLEARNRQMENERGLRSSSEPPSHRTSSLKEQRSGVTTTMVVDRSRNEKKKLRIIEGSGGCAKSKTVETSTEQEVNVEVSIIECDALLELQCGYREGLLLDIMQMLRDLRIETTAVQSSSNNGVFLAELRAKVKDNVTGKRVSIVEVKRAIRQIIPHE, from the exons ATGGCTGCCCCTCCTAGTAGTCGCCTGCAAAATATGTTGCAGGCTGCGGTGCAATCTGTTAATTGGActtattctcttttttggcAACTTTGTCCACAACAAGG GATTTTAGTGTGGGGCGATGGGTATTATAATGGAGCTATCAAGACCAGAAAGACAGTGCAACCAATGGAGGTTAGTGCCGAGGAGGCCTCTTTACAAAGGAGTCAGCAGCTTAGAGAGCTTTACGAATCATTATCTGCAGGAGAAACTAACCAGCCAGCAAGAAGGCCTTGTGCCGCCTTGTCACCCGAGGATTTAACCGAGTCTGAATGGTTCTATTTGATGTGTGTGTCCTTCTCTTTTCCTCCTGGTGTAGG GTTGCCGGGAAAGGCATATGCTCGGAGGCAGCATGTATGGCTTACAGGTGCGAACGAGGTCGACAGCAAAACCTTTTCTAGGGCTATCCTTGCCAAG AGTGCTCGTATACAG ACTGTGCTGTGCATCCCTCTACTTGACGGTGTTGTTGAATTTGGGACAACCGAGAAG GTTCAAGAAGACCTAGGATTTGTCCAACGTGTGAAAAACTTCTTCAGTGACCACCACCATAATCACAGCCACCCACCTCCTCCACCGCCAAAGCCCGCTCTTTCCGAACACTCCACTTCTAACCCTGCCACATCATCAGACCACCTCCGCTTCCACTCTCCTCCAATCCCCGCCACGTACGGCGCAACAAACAACCCACCCACAAACCCAAACCAGGatgaagaggaagaggaagaagatgaagatgacGAAGAGGAAGATGGATCGGATTCAGAAACAGAAACAGGTCGAAATAACCGTACTATAGCCGGCGAAGCTCAAATAGAAACAGCAGCAGCAGAGCCAAGTGAACTTATGCAACTAGAAATGTCAGAAGATATTCGTCTTGGTTCACCTGATGATGGGTCTAACAACTTAGAATCAGAGTTTCACTTGATTGGTTCGAGAAACCAAGATCTTCAGAGTAGAGTAGAATCGTTCAGAGCAGAGTCAGCCAGAAGATGGGCACTGGTGCACGACCCGTTGAGTAGCCGCCTTCAACCATCACTTCCTCCAG GGCCGCCAGCAGCAACAGCCCCACTCCAAGATATGGCAGTGGCTCCACAGGAAGACACACACTACTCTCAAACGGTCTCCACAATCCTCCAAACCCAACGCATCCGTTGGACTGAAACATCCTCCTCAACACCTTACGTCTCTTACTCCAGCCAATCGGCTTTCACCAAGTGGACTAACCGCTGCTCTGATCACATCCTCCACACCCCCATCGAAGGCGCATCCCAGTGGTTCCTAAAGTACATCCTCTTCAGCGTACCATATCTCCACCACAAATATCGcgaagaaaacaactcccCTAAGTCACGTGACGCAGACGCCGCTAGCCGTTTCCGCAAAGCCACAGCAGCTCAAGAAGAGCTCAGCGCTAATCACGTGCTAGCAGAACGACGCCGCAGGGAGAAGCTTAACGaaagatttataatattaagatcCTTGGTACCTTTCGTGACCAAAATGGATAAAGCGTCCATATTGGGTGATACTATAGAGTACGTGAAACAGTTACGCAAAAAAATTCAAGATTTGGAAGCGCGCAACCGTCAAATGGAGAACGAACGGGGGTTGAGATCATCGTCGGAGCCGCCGTCGCACAGGACGTCCAGTTTGAAAGAGCAGAGGAGTGGAGTTACTACAACGATGGTGGTTGATCGGAGTAGGAATGAGAAGAAGAAGTTGAGGATTATAGAAGGGAGCGGCGGATGTGCGAAGTCGAAGACAGTGGAGACGTCGACGGAGCAGGAGGTAAATGTGGAGGTTTCGATAATAGAATGTGATGCGTTGTTAGAGTTACAATGTGGGTATAGAGAAGGGCTGTTGCTTGATATAATGCAGATGTTAAGAGATTTAAGGATTGAAACGACGGCGGTTCAGTCTTCTTCCAATAATGGTGTCTTTCTAGCTGAATTGAGGGCTAAG GTGAAGGACAACGTTACCGGAAAGAGAGTAAGCATTGTGGAGGTTAAGAGGGCAATACGTCAGATAATACCCCATGAATGA
- the LOC8272056 gene encoding general transcription and DNA repair factor IIH helicase subunit XPD isoform X2: protein MKFQIEDVTVYFPYDNIYPEQYSYMIELKRALDAKGHCLLEMPTGTGKTIALLSLITSYSLSKPQSPVKLIYCTRTVHEMEKTLAELKLLHNYQIKHLGPAARILAIGLSSRKNLCVNPRVLAAENRDSVDAGCRKLTASWMRAMAAENPNIPTCEFFENYERAASAAVLPPGVYTLQDLRTYGKEKGWCPYFLARHMVQFANVVVYSYQYLLDPKVAGIISKEMQKESVVVFDEAHNIDNVCIEALSVSVRKQTLEGASRNLSRINQEIERFKATDAGRLRAEYNRLVEGLAQRGNLAVTDTWLSNPALPDDILKEAVPGNIRRAEHFLHVLRRLVQYLKGRLDTENVEKESPVSFVASLNSQAGIDQKTLKFCYDRLHSLMLTLEITDTDEFLHVQTICDFATLVGTYSRGFSIIIEPFDERMPHIPDPVLQLSCHDASLAIKPVFDRFQSVVITSGTLSPIDLYPRLLNFHPVVSRSFTMSLTRDCICPMVLTRGSDQLPVSTKFDMRSDPGVARNYGKLLVEMVSVVPDGIVCFFVSYSYMDGIINSWNETGILKEIMQHKLVFIETQDVVETTLALDNYRRACDCGRGAVFFSVARGKVAEGIDFDRHYGRLVIMFGIPFQYTLSKILLARLEYLRDTFQIKEETSCSMCWPSYQVKG from the exons ATGAAGTTCCAAATTGAGGACGTTACAGTCTATTTTCCGTACGATAACATCTATCCGGAGCAATATTCATATATGATAGAGCTTAAGCGTGCCCTAGACGCCAAAGGTCACTGTCTATTGGAAATGCCGACAGGAACAGGAAAGACTATTGCGCTACTCTCTTTAATCACTAGTTACTCACTGTCCAAGCCACAAAGTCCAGTGAAGCTAATCTATTGCACGCGTACAGTCCATGAAATGGAAAAAACACTAGCTGAGTTGAAACTGTTGCATAATTATCAAATCAAACATTTAGGACCTGCTGCGAGGATTTTAGCCATTGGATTGTCGTCTAGGAAGAATTTGTGTGTAAATCCTAGGGTTTTGGCTGCGGAGAATCGTGATTCGGTTGATGCTGGTTGTAGGAAGTTGACGGCTAGTTGGATGAGGGCTATGGCTGCGGAGAATCCTAATATACCTACTTGTGAGTTCTTTGAGAATTATGAGAGGGCGGCTTCTGCCGCTGTGTTGCCACCTGGTGTTTACACGCTTCAG GACTTGAGGACGTACGGGAAGGAGAAAGGGTGGTGTCCATATTTTTTAGCAAGGCATATGGTGCAGTTTGCGAATGTTGTGGTTTATAGTTATCAATATCTGCTTGATCCTAAGGTTGCTGGGATTATATCAAAGGAAATGCAAAAAGAATCTGTTGTTGTGTTTGATGAGGCGCATAATATTGATAATGTTTGTATTGAAGCACTTAGTGTTAGCGTGAGGAAGCAGACACTTGAAGGGGCTTCCAGAAATCTCTCAAGGATAAATCAAGAGATTGAGAG GTTCAAGGCCACTGATGCTGGTAGGCTGCGTGCTGAATACAACCGGCTTGTTGAAGGTTTGGCTCAACGAGGAAACCTGGCTG TGACAGACACCTGGCTTTCTAATCCTGCTTTGCCTGATGATATTCTGAAAGAGGCAGTTCCTGGCAATATTCGCCGTGCAGAGCATTTTCTGCATGTCTTGCGTAGGTTGGTTCAATACCTGAAAGGGCGGCTGGATACTGAGAATGTTGAGAAGGAAAGTCCTGTCAGCTTTGTTGCCTCTCTAAATTCACAAGCTGGAATCGATCAGAAAACTCTGAAGTTTTGTTACGATCGCCTACATTCACTTATGTTGACACTGGAAATAACTGACACAGATGAGTTCTTACATGTCCAAACAATTTGCGACTTTGCCACACTTGTGGGGACATATTCTCGCGGATTTTCCATTATAATTGAACCTTTTGATGAGAGAATGCCACATATCCCTGACCCCGTATTGCAG CTAAGCTGCCATGATGCTTCCCTTGCAATAAAGCCAGTATTTGACCGTTTTCAATCGGTTGTGATTACTTCTGGAACATTGAGCCCTATTGATCTTTATCCTCGTCTTCTTAACTTCCATCCTGTTGTCAGTCGAAGCTTTACAATGTCCTTGACAAGAGACTGCATATGCCCAATGGTTCTTACTCGTGGAAG TGACCAACTTCCAGTAAGTACCAAATTTGATATGAGAAGCGACCCAGGTGTGGCAAGGAACTACGGGAAGCTCTTGGTGGAGATGGTTTCCGTTGTTCCAGATGGAATTGTATGCTTTTTTGTCAGTTATTCATACATGGACGGAATTATTAACAGCTGGAATGAAACTGGAATTCTGAAG GAAATAATGCAACATAAGCTTGTGTTTATAGAGACCCAGGATGTGGTAGAAACTACTTTGGCGCTTGACAACTATCGTAGGGCTTGTGATTGTGGGAGAGGTGCAGTCTTTTTCTCTGTGGCTAG GGGAAAAGTAGCTGAAGGAATAGATTTTGATCGCCATTATGGTAGACTTGTGATTATGTTTGGTATTCCTTTTCAATACACCTTAAGCAA AATATTACTTGCACGGTTGGAGTATCTGCGGGACACATTTCAAATAAAGGAAG AGACAAGCTGCTCAATGTGTTGGCCGAGTTATCAGGTCAAAGGCTGA